From one Lotus japonicus ecotype B-129 chromosome 3, LjGifu_v1.2 genomic stretch:
- the LOC130748835 gene encoding AUGMIN subunit 7 isoform X1: protein MASRQMEEIQKKLGILNYPRANAPAQSLLFAGMERYSLLEWLFFRLLGDKSPFSQQNLQGDALDRDDETPRIQYLAEIAKFLGITTTVDIEAIQGHGSYEDRTEMLRLIVDLVEATIYADNPEWSVDEQVVKDIQLIDSIAEKQAQIFSEECKLFPADVQIQSIYPLPEVSELESKLSEQSKILLNLQQKVDDLASKHAYNPDEEYTEVESQLRAHLESFLETARTFNLIYTKEIRPWTHMMEVPQLHGFGPAANRLLEAYKMLLKFLGNLRNLRDSHAALAFGSSETSEGPSSVTRIISECESSLTDLNHDLGILAASIAREQGEKSI from the exons ATGGCATCGAGGCAAATGGAAGAGATTCAGAAGAAACTGGGAATCCTAAATTACCCGAGAGCCAATGCACCTGCTCAGTCCCTCCTTTTCGCCGGCATGGAACGCTATTCCCTTCTCGAATGGCTCTTCTTTCG GCTCTTAGGTGATAAATCACCATTTTCTCAACAAAACTTACAAGGAGATGCCCTTGATCGTGATGACGAGACCCCTCGAATTCAGT ATTTGGCAGAGATTGCAAAGTTTTTGGGGATTACGACAACTGTAGATATAGAAGCCATTCAA GGACATGGAAGCTATGAAGACCGAACTGAAATGCTTCGTCTTATAGTAGATCTAGTGGAGGCAACCATTTATGCTGATAATCCGGAATGGAG TGTTGACGAACAGGTAGTAAAGGACATCCAATTGATAGATTCAATTGCAGAAAAACAAGCTCAAATATTTTCTGAAGAATGTAAATTGTTTCCTGCAGATGTTCAGATTCAGTCCATATATCCATT GCCAGAGGTATCCGAGCTGGAGTCAAAGCTTTCTGAACAATCAAAAATATTGTTGAATCTTCAACAAAAAGTTGATGACTTGGCATCTAAG CATGCTTACAATCCTGATGAGGAGTATACTGAGGTGGAATCCCAGCTGCGGGCACATTTGGAATCTTTCCTAGAAACAGCTAGAACATTCAATTTGATTTATACCAAG GAAATTCGTCCATGGACGCATATGATGGAGGTTCCACAGCTTCATGGATTCGGACCAGCTGCCAATCGTTTATTGGAGGCATACAAAATGCTTTTGAAG TTTTTGGGTAACCTGCGGAATCTTAGAGACTCTCATGCAGCTCTTGCTTTTGGATCTTCCGAGACTTCTGAAGGGCCTTCTTCTGTCACAAGAATAATCTCTGAATGTGAATCTTCATTGACTGATTTAAACCACGATCTAGGAATTCTCGCTGCTTCCATTGCTCGTGAGCAGGGAGAGAAGAGCATTTGA
- the LOC130748835 gene encoding AUGMIN subunit 7 isoform X2, giving the protein MASRQMEEIQKKLGILNYPRANAPAQSLLFAGMERYSLLEWLFFRLLGDKSPFSQQNLQGDALDRDDETPRIQYLAEIAKFLGITTTVDIEAIQGHGSYEDRTEMLRLIVDLVEATIYADNPEWSVDEQVVKDIQLIDSIAEKQAQIFSEECKLFPADVQIQSIYPLPEVSELESKLSEQSKILLNLQQKVDDLASKHAYNPDEEYTEVESQLRAHLESFLETARTFNLIYTKHKQ; this is encoded by the exons ATGGCATCGAGGCAAATGGAAGAGATTCAGAAGAAACTGGGAATCCTAAATTACCCGAGAGCCAATGCACCTGCTCAGTCCCTCCTTTTCGCCGGCATGGAACGCTATTCCCTTCTCGAATGGCTCTTCTTTCG GCTCTTAGGTGATAAATCACCATTTTCTCAACAAAACTTACAAGGAGATGCCCTTGATCGTGATGACGAGACCCCTCGAATTCAGT ATTTGGCAGAGATTGCAAAGTTTTTGGGGATTACGACAACTGTAGATATAGAAGCCATTCAA GGACATGGAAGCTATGAAGACCGAACTGAAATGCTTCGTCTTATAGTAGATCTAGTGGAGGCAACCATTTATGCTGATAATCCGGAATGGAG TGTTGACGAACAGGTAGTAAAGGACATCCAATTGATAGATTCAATTGCAGAAAAACAAGCTCAAATATTTTCTGAAGAATGTAAATTGTTTCCTGCAGATGTTCAGATTCAGTCCATATATCCATT GCCAGAGGTATCCGAGCTGGAGTCAAAGCTTTCTGAACAATCAAAAATATTGTTGAATCTTCAACAAAAAGTTGATGACTTGGCATCTAAG CATGCTTACAATCCTGATGAGGAGTATACTGAGGTGGAATCCCAGCTGCGGGCACATTTGGAATCTTTCCTAGAAACAGCTAGAACATTCAATTTGATTTATACCAAG CACAAGCAATAG
- the LOC130749146 gene encoding pyruvate decarboxylase 2-like, giving the protein MDTRIGSLDTCNPTSNDVGSLPNGTAVSAIQNTAPLPLVTPSEATLGRHLARRLVQVGVTDVFSVPGDFNLTLLDHLIAEPELKVVGCCNELNAGYAADGYARSRGVGACVVTFTVGGLSVINAIAGAYSENLPLICIVGGPNSNDFGTNRILHHTIGLPDFSQELRCFQTVTCYQAVVNNLEDAHEMIDSAISTALKESKPVYISISCNLPGIPHPTFSRDPVPFSISPRLSNQMGLEAAVEAAAEFLNKAVKPVLVGGPKLRVAKASDAFVELADACGYAFAVMPSAKGLVPEHHPHFIGTYWGAVSTAFCAEIVESADAYLFAGPIFNDYSSVGYSLLLKKEKAIIVQPDRVVIGNGPAFGCVLMKDFLKALAKRLKKNNTSYENYFRIFVPDGLPVKSEPREPLRVNILFQHIQNMMSGETAVIAETGDSWFNCQKLKLPKGCGYEFQMQYGSIGWSVGATLGYAQAVPEKRVIACIGDGSFQVTAQDVSTMLRCGQKNIIFLINNGGYTIEVEIHDGPYNVIKNWNYTGLVDAIHNGEGKCWTTKVTCEEELVEAIETATGAKKDSLCFIEVIVHKDDTSKELLEWGSRVCSANGRSPNPQ; this is encoded by the exons ATGGACACAAGGATCGGATCTCTTGACACATGCAACCCCACAAGCAACGACGTGGGGTCTCTACCCAACGGCACCGCCGTCTCCGCCATCCAAAACACTGCCCCCTTGCCGCTGGTGACCCCCTCCGAGGCCACACTAGGCCGCCATCTAGCACGGCGGCTAGTGCAAGTTGGAGTCACCGACGTGTTCTCTGTCCCCGGTGACTTCAACCTGACGCTGCTGGACCACCTCATCGCGGAGCCGGAGCTGAAGGTGGTCGGGTGCTGCAATGAGTTGAACGCCGGGTACGCCGCCGATGGGTATGCAAGGTCTCGTGGTGTTGGGGCGTGCGTGGTGACGTTCACTGTTGGGGGGCTGAGTGTGATTAATGCAATTGCAGGGGCTTATAGTGAGAACTTGCCTTTGATTTGCATTGTTGGTGGTCCCAACTCGAATGACTTTGGTACTAACAGGATTCTTCATCATACTATTGGGTTGCCTGATTTCAGCCAGGAACTTAGGTGCTTCCAAACAGTTACTTGCTACCAG GCTGTGGTCAATAACCTGGAAGATGCTCATGAAATGATTGATAGTGCAATCTCAACTGCACTGAAAGAAAGCAAGCCTGTCTATATAAGCATAAGTTGCAACTTGCCTGGCATTCCTCACCCCACTTTCAGTCGTGATCCTGTCCCATTTTCTATATCTCCAAG ATTGAGTAATCAGATGGGGTTAGAGGCAGCAGTGGAGGCAGCAGCTGAGTTTCTGAACAAGGCAGTGAAACCAGTGCTAGTTGGTGGTCCTAAACTGAGAGTGGCTAAGGCCAGTGATGCTTTTGTTGAGCTTGCTGATGCATGTGGCTATGCGTTTGCAGTAATGCCATCAGCTAAAGGACTAGTCCCTGAGCACCACCCTCACTTCATTGGAACATATTGGGGAGCTGTGAGCACTGCTTTCTGTGCTGAGATTGTGGAGTCTGCTGATGCATACCTCTTTGCTGGACCCATTTTCAATGACTACAGCTCTGTTGGGTACTCACTTCTCCTCAAGAAGGAGAAGGCTATCATTGTGCAGCCTGACCGCGTTGTGATCGGAAATGGACCTGCATTCGGGTGTGTTCTGATGAAGGATTTCCTCAAGGCGCTTGCGAAGCGCCTCAAGAAGAACAACACTTCTTATGAGAACTACTTTAGGATATTTGTTCCTGATGGCCTGCCTGTGAAGTCTGAACCCAGAGAGCCTTTAAGGGTTAATATTCTGTTTCAACATATACAGAACATGATGTCTGGTGAAACTGCTGTGATTGCTGAGACAGGGGACTCATGGTTTAACTGCCAGAAGCTGAAGCTGCCAAAAGGGTGTGG TTATGAGTTCCAAATGCAATATGGGTCAATTGGATGGTCTGTTGGAGCAACTCTTGGATATGCTCAGGCTGTCCCAGAGAAGCGAGTAATTGCTTGCATTGGTGATGGCAGCTTTCAG GTGACAGCACAGGATGTGTCCACAATGCTGAGATGTGGGCAGAAGAACATCATCTTCCTGATAAACAATGGTGGATACACCATTGAAGTTGAAATCCATGATGGGCCATACAATGTGATCAAGAACTGGAATTACACTGGCTTAGTTGATGCAATCCACAATGGTGAAGGAAAATGCTGGACCACTAAG GTTACTTGTGAAGAGGAGCTTGTTGAAGCAATTGAGACAGCAACAGGAGCTAAGAAGGATAGCTTGTGCTTCATTGAGGTGATTGTTCACAAGGATGATACCAGCAAAGAGTTGCTTGAATGGGGTTCCAGGGTCTGTTCAGCTAATGGCCGTTCTCCCAATCCTCAGTGA